One genomic window of Branchiostoma floridae strain S238N-H82 chromosome 4, Bfl_VNyyK, whole genome shotgun sequence includes the following:
- the LOC118412822 gene encoding COMM domain-containing protein 8-like has translation MRTGVPVKGRGMMAAELRQDLLGRVDGEGFETLLHEIVDWVCRGAAPSYQPYSQTWDLDSWWHVLNSTKSFLLLAVKENLSKDGVLEHLTGLDSDHQQCFLQVITSRKEDIRLALISATAAISQGALEDLDWQVKLVLSSDKISSVQKPVLGLDLAVNKEGQRETLSLELSQEEVASLVTQLEAANKVVTQMKT, from the exons ATGCGCACTGGTGTTCCGGTCAAAGGTCGGGGCATGATGGCGGCGGAACTTCGGCAGGACCTGCTGGGGAGAGTGGACGGGGAGGGGTTTGAGACG CTTCTCCATGAGATAGTTGACTGGGTGTGCCGAGGTGCGGCCCCGTCCTACCAGCCCTACAGCCAGACCTGGGACCTGGACTCCTGGTGGCACGTCCTCAACTCAACCAAGTCGTTCCTGCTCCTGGCGGTCAAGGAAAACCTCTCCAAGGATGGG GTGCTGGAACACCTGACAGGTTTAGACTCCGACCACCAGCAGTGCTTCCTGCAGGTCATCACAAGTAGGAAAGAGGACATCAGACTGGCACTGATTTCGGCTACAGCAGCCATCTCACAGGGGGCCTTGGAAGATTTGGATTGGCAAGTCAAG CTGGTGTTGTCAAGCGATAAGATTTCATCAGTACAGAAGCCTGTGTTAGGCTTGGACCTGGCTGTGAACAAAGAGGGTCAGAGAGAGACCCTCAGTCTGGAGCTGTCACAGGAGGAAGTAGCTAGTCTTGTTACACAACTAGAGGCAGCAAATAAG GTGGTCACACAGATGAAGACATAA